In Truepera sp., the sequence TCCTTGGCCTCGTCCTCCACCGTCTCGACGACCCGGCGGATGATCATGATGTCCATCTCACCCGACTCGGGGTCGAGGTCGACCTCGATCTGATGGCCGGGCATGACGTTGCGCTCGAAGGCCTGGCTGAGCGCGTCTTCGAGGTCGGTAAGCAACTTTTCCTTGTCGAGGTTGCGCTCGGCAGCCAAGAGGTTGAGCGCGTCGACGAACTCTTTATTCATCCAGTATCTCCCTACCTATTCAGTTGTGGCCGCTTGGCGCTGAGCCACGCGGCAGTCCCGCGCCGGGTACGCGGGCCTTCGTTACGGGTGCTCAGGGCGCCGGCGCCCTGAGCAAGGTTCCGCGGGCCCTTCCCGCGGGGCGCTCAACGCGGTGTATCGGGCCATTCGGCCAGCCGCGCTAGCTCCATCTGGGCCACGTTCACGACGCGCTCGGTGCCGGCTACGTCGATGGTGACGTCGTCACCGCTAACGCCCTCGATGCGCCCCTTGAACGTCTCGCCGGCCACGCGGAACTTGGCCAGTAGACCGTGGAAGCGCTCGAAATGGCGGGTCCGCAGCAGCGGCCTCTCCGCCCCCGGAGACTCGACGTCGAGCCGGTAGGGGGTGGTGAAGGGATCGAGCCGGTCGAGTTCCAAGCCGTAGACCGCGGAGGCCCGGGCCACGTCCTCGATGCCGACTACCCCTTCGTCGAGGCGGTCGATGCGAAGCAGCACGCGACGCGAGCGCCCGGAAGTGCTTACGGTAACCTCCAGCACTTCGTACCCGAGGGGGCCCAACACCTCGGCGGCTGCCTGCGCCAGATCCATGCTACCTCCCGTGCGCGGACTCCCCCAACGAAAAGGCGGTGGGCCAGAACCCACCCGCCGGTCCCGCCGGGACTTTGTCCACCGGCAATCTTACCGCTCCGGCCCGCATTACCACAAGGGCCGAGCAAGCGTCGGTGCGCCTTCCGCCCACGCCAGGCATGGGCGTCGGGTCTTACAATCGCACGGTGACGCCCAAGCACCCAACCAGCGCTTCGCCGCCGGCGACCCCGGACCGGGGCGGCTACGTGGAGGCCATGCGAGCGACCGCCGAGTTGGCGGACGTGGCGGCCCGGCTGTTGCCGGCGATGTTCCCCGAGAAGCGCTTCGTCAGCGCCATGGAGGGAGGCTGGGTGACGTTCGCGGCCAGACCGGCCCTGGCGCTGCAAGATTCCAGGCGGCTCTTGGATCATCTTCACGATCTCGTAGCGAGGCCCGAGTGGCGGCGCCTGCACGCGGTGGCTCGCGAGGTGACCGACACGAGGGGCCGGCGGGTGGAGGTGCTCGTACCGCTGCCACCCGAGGCCTACGAGGGCGGGGAGGCGGTGGTAGGGCCGTTCCCCGACGAGGAGAGCGCCAAGGCGTGGTACGCGGGCGTCCAGGTGCATGGGCTCGCCGCCGACACGGTACGTCTGGCGGACGCGTGGCTCTGCGACCTCTTCTTGCTGAGCGAACTCCTCGACGACTGAGGGACGCCTGACACCCGCTTGACGACCCCCTCACACCCGCTCGCGCCGCAGGCAGCCGCTAGGGCCGACGCGAACGGGCCCGGCCCGCTGCGTCTCGCGTTACGACTGGAGGCGGGGCCGGGCCGGGGGTGGGTCTCGCGTGTCTCGTTGACACGCTCGGAGCGCGCAACTTACACTCGCCGACATGAGAAGCCCGCCGGCTTCGCAGCCTTTTACCCGCTGAGCGCGGCGCCGGAGGGGCCCGCGCGGAACACGCCACTGCCCGGACCGGGTGGTGGTTTTTGCTTGCGGCAGGGTAGTCAAGGAGAGGGTGAGCGCACACCATGGCCGAGCACGACGCCGAAGTCGAAGGGAACCACCACGCGGACGCCAGGTCCGCCGAGGTGGCCACGTGGTTGGAGGCCGTTCGCTCGGCGGACGACCCGGCCGCGCTGCAGGACCTGCGGGTCAGGTTGCTCGGGAAGAAGGGCGAGATAACCCAGCGCCTCAAGGCCCTCGGGGGGATGGCGCCCGACGAGCGCCGGCTGGTCGGGGAGCAGTGGAACCGCGTCAAGGCCGCCCTGGGCGCGGCCTTGGACGAGCGCAAGGGCGAGCTCGAGAGGCGCGCGCTGGCGGCGCAGCTGGCCGGCGAGAGGGTAGACGTGACCCTGCCCGGCACGAGACCCCCCCAGGGCGGCCTGCACATCCTCACCCTCGTCACCAACAAGCTGCTCGAAGTCTTCCAGAACCTGGGCTACGAGGTCGTCACCGGCCCGGAACTCGAGACCGACCATTACAACTTCGCCGCGCTCAACTTCCCGCCCGATCACCCGGCGCGCGACACCCAGGACACCTTCTGGACGACCGACGGTCGGCTCCTGCGGACCCACACGAGCCCCATGCAGGTCAGGTACATGGAGACCCACGAGCCGCCCTTCAAGGTGGTGGTGCCGGGCAAGGTGTTCCGCAACGAGGCGCAAGACGCGACGCACGAGGCGCAGTTCCACCAGCTCGAGGCGCTGGTGGTCGGCGAGCGGGTCACGATGGCCGACCTGCGCGGCGCCATCAACGAGATGGCCCAGGCGCTCATCGGGCCCGGCACGCGCACCCGCCTGCAGCCCACCTACTTCCCCTTCGTCGAACCCGGCGCCGAGTTCGCCATCTGGTGGACCAACCCCCGCAGCGGCCGCGAGGAGTGGCTCGAGCTGGGTGGCAGCGGCATGGTGCACCCGAAGGTCTTCGAGGCCGTGGGCTACGAGGGCGTCACGGGCTTCGCGTTCGGCTTCGGCATCGAACGCCTGGCGCTGGTGCCCTACGCCATCCCGGACATCCGCTACATGTACCAGGGCGACCTGCGCGTCCTGGAGCAGTTCAGGGGCGTCCTGTGAAGGTCCCGTACGGCTGGCTGCAGACCTTCTTCGCCGAGCCGTTGCCTGAGGTCGGCCGGGTGGTGGAGCTCCTCGACGGGCTCGGCTTGGCCGTCGAGGGTGTCACCGCCACCCCCGCGGCCCCCGGCGACGTGTTGGTAGTCGACGTCGAGCACGTCGAGCCCATCGAGGGCGCCACGGGCCCGCTCTCCAAGGCGGTCGTCACCGACGGACACACGCGGCACCAGGTGGTGTGCGGCGACCCCCACGTGAGAGCCGGCACGAGGACCGCCCTCGCCCTGCCCGGGGCGTACCTGCCCGCCGTAGAGCTGAGGGTGAAGGCCCGGGAGTTCCTGGGCGCTCCAAGCAACGGCATGCTGGCCAGCGCCAAGGAGCTCGGGCTCTTCGAGTACGGGGCCGGCGTGTTGGCCCTCGGCCAGGACGCCCCGCTCGGGACCGAGCTGGGGCAGGCGTGGGCGGCCGATCAGGTCATCGAGATCGAGCTCACCCCGAACCGCGCAGACGCCTTCAGCCTCTTGGGTATCGCGCGCGACCTGGGCGCCAAGCTGGGCCTCGCTTACCGCCACCCCGCCGCGGGCCTGCCGGCCGGCGACCCGACCTTGGATGACGGGCTGACGATCGACGTGCAAGACCCGCTCGGCGCGCCGCGCTTCACGTTGAGGCGCGTCAGTGGCTTGAGCGTGGGGCCCAGCCCACTCTGGTTGCAGCGGCGCCTGGCGCAACTGGGGCTACGGCCCCGCAACAACGTCGTGGACGCCACCAACTTCGTGACCTTCGAGCTGGGCCAGCCCACGCACGCCTACGACCTGAGTTTCCTCGGCGAGGGGCGCATGATCGTCAGGCGTGCCCATGAGGGTGAGCGCCTCACCCTGCTCAACGAGGAGGTGGTCGACCTCGACCCGGCCGACCTGCTCATAGCCACGTCGGGTTCAGGCGGCGGCGTGCCGCTCGGCCTTGCGGGCGTCATGGGCGGCGCTCTCGGGGGCGTGGCGGCCGGCACCACCGAGGTGGCCCTCGAGGTCGCCTATTTCGATCCGGTAACGGTGCGGCGCACCGGGCAGCGCCACAAGCTGATCACCGACGCCCGGACCCGCTTCGAGCGGGGCGTGGACCCGAACCTACAGGAGCTGGCTTCGGCGCGCGTGGTGGCCCTGGTCGAGGAGACCGCGGGGGGCAAGGCGCATGCCGGGCTCACGGCCGTGGGCCGCAGCGTGAGGCGGCCGGCCGTCAAGTACCGTCCTTCCAGGGTTCACTTCCTGATGGACTTCGACGTGCCGCGCGGCGAGCAGCGCGGCTACCTGGAGCGCTTGGGGTGCACGGTCGAGGAGCTCGCCATGGACGACTGGCGGGTGGGCCCGCCCAGCTGGCGCTACGACATCGGCATCGAGGAGGACGTGATCGAGGAGGTCGCGCGCCTCCACGGTTTCGAGCACATCGGCCTAACCGAACCGGCCATGCGCTTCGTGCCGCCCGCCGGCGACCCGACCCACCGCGCGCTGCGCGAGCGGCTTGCCGCCATGGGCCTGCAGGAGACCATGACGTACGTCTTCACCGGCGCGGCCGAACTCACGCGCGCCGCTGCGCCCGAACCGGTGGTGGAGCTCGCCTCGCCCCAGGGCGTGGAGAAGGGCGTCATGCGCACGGCGCTCTACCCTGGGCTCCTCGCCGCCGCGGCCGTCAACCGCGGCGCTGAGTCGCTGGCGCTCTTCGAGGTGGGCCACGTGTTCGGCGAGGTGGAGGAGGAGCGCGTGGCGCTGCTCATGCGCGGACCGCGCGCCCTGGGCCACTGGCGGCCCGGCCTGCCCGGCGACTTCTTCACCCTCAAGGGCGTCCTCGAAAGCCTCGCGGGCTTGGACGGCGCCACGCTCGAGACGCTGCCTGCGGAGCAGCCGCACCTTCACCCGGGGGTGAGCGCCGAGGTGCGCTGGAACGGGGTCCGCGTCGGCTACGCCGGGCTGCTCCATCCCGCGGTCGCGGCCAGCTACGAGTTGAGTGACACGTACTTGGCGGAACTCGACCTACCGCTCCCGGGCACCAAGATCGCGTTCGAGGAGATCGTGCGGCAGCCGTTCGCGGAGCGTGACCTGGCGGTGGTCGTGCCGGCGGCGGTCACTTACGCGGCCCTGGCCGGCCTGCTTCGCGCTGCGGCGGGGGAGAGCCTGCTCAGCCTCACGCCCTTCGACGAGTACCGCGGCGAGAAGCTGCCGGACGGCACCAGGTCGCTGGCCCTGAGGTTCAGGTTCCGCGACGCCGGCAGGGCGCTTACCGACGCCGAGGTGGACGGGCTTATGGAGAATGTCATGCGGGCGGTAAGGGACGCGGGCTACGATATCCGCGCATGATGAACGTCACTTACATCGACGCCCTGCTGGTCCTCATGGTGGTCGTGATCACCACGCTTGGGGCCAAGCGGCGGCTCGTGGGGCTGACCGTCGGGATAGGCGGGGTCCTGCTGTTGCGGCCCCTGCTCGTGGTCGCCGGCCGTGACCTGTGGCTCGCGCTCGTGGCCGCGCTGCTGGGGGGCATCCTGCTGGCCGTGATAGGCCAGCGCCTAGTGCCTGCAAGCCGCCGCCAGGGGTGGGGAACGGCCGTGCTGGGCGGGGTAGGCGGCGGGGTCCTCGGGCTCGCCCTCATGTTCGCCCTGGTGACGTCACTGCCCATCCAACGCAACCCCGCCAACGAGCGGGAGGTGTACTACCCGCCACGCACGGCGCCGGGCAGCCTGGCCGTGACCTTCAACCGGTCACCGCTGATCGCCACGGGCCGCGATATCCTGCTGCATCCGCTCCTCCCCGCCCCCACGCCCGCAGAGACCAGGGCCAGCGCCGAGTGGAGTGCCTACGGCGCGCTTCACACGTGGCTGGTGGTCGGCGAACCGTGGAACGAGTAAGGACGACGTCAGAGTAGGCCCCCTAGGATGGCCGGGTAGCTCGTGGTCGACCGGACCTTACCCGACTGGTGGCGAGGCACCCGGCCTCCCCGGACGGTCGGGTCGGCGGCGGGCGGGCGACGGACGGAGGCGTGCGAGATGTGTGGCATCGTTGGTTACGTAGGCGACCGCGAGGCCGCGGGGGTCATAATCGACGGCCTGGCGCGGCTGGAGTACCGGGGCTACGACTCCGCCGGCATCGCGGTCAAGGGGCCGGAGGACGGCGCGCCACTGCAAGCGGTAAAGCGTGCCGGCAAGCTGAGCGTGCTCCGCGAGGCGCTCGTCACCAGCCTCCTTCCCGGCAGCGTCGGCGTGGGGCACACGCGCTGGGCGACGCACGGCCGCCCGAACGACGTGAACGCCCACCCTCACCTCTCCGAGGACGGCCGCCTGGCCGTGATCCACAACGGCATTATCGAGAACTACGTGCAGTTGCGTCAGGACCTCAGCGCGCGCGGGCACGTGTTCTTGTCCGAGACCGACACCGAAGTTCTCGTTCACCTCATAGAGGAGAGCTACGCGACCTCGAACCACGACCTGGCGGCGGCCGTGCGCGCGGCGCTGGGCCAGGTTCAGGGCGCCTACGCCCTCGTCGTGGAGCACTCGGACCACGACCTGCTGGTGGCCGCGCGTAACACCAGCCCGCTCGTCATCGGTTTGGGGACGGAGGAGACGTTCCTGGCATCGGACGTCCCGGCCCTCCTGCCGTACACGCGCGACGTCATCTACCTCCTCGACGGCGACGTGGCCGAACTGGGGCGCGCCGGCGTGAGCATCACCGACCTGGCCGGCAACCCCCTCGAGCGCGAGGTCAGCCGGGTGGAGTGGGACGCCGAGGCAGCCGAGAAGGGCGGCTTCGAGCACTACATGCTCAAGGAGATCTTCGAGCAGCCGACGGTGCTGCAGAACACGCTCTTCGGCCGCTTCGCGGGGAACGGCATGGACGTCGAGCTTGACCTGACGCTCGACCCCGCCCTGGTCGACAGGGTGGTCATCACGGCCGCGGGCACGGCCTCGTTCGCGGGCCAGGTCGGGGCGACGCTCCTGCGCCGCCTGGCGCGCCTAAGCGCCGGCGTGGAGGTGGCGTCCGAGTTCCGCTACGGCGAACCCGTGGTGGACGAACGCACCCTGTGCATCGTCGTGTCGCAGTCGGGCGAGACCATCGACACCCTCGAGGCCATGCGCGAGGCCAAGCGCCGCGGCGCGCGCACGCTCGCCATCCTCAACGTCAAGGGCTCGAGCATCAGCCGCGAGGCCGACGACGTCCTCTACATCCACGCGGGTCCCGAGATCGGCGTCGCGAGTACCAAGGCCTACCTCGGCATGGTGGCCGCCTTCTCCCTGCTGGCACTCTGGCTGGGCCGCGCGCGGCGCGAGGTGGACGATAGTACGGCGGCCGAGTTCGTGCGCGCGCTGCGCGCCCTGCCCAAGCAGGTGGAGAGGGCGCTGGGCGAGCGCGAGCACATCCGCGGGCTGGTCGATCAGGTGAAGGGCGCCCGCAGCGCCCTCTACCTCGGACGCGGGGTCAACGTGGCCACCGCCATGGAGGGCGCGCTCAAGCTCAAGGAGATCTCGTACATCCACGCGGAGGCCTACCCGACGGGGGAGATGAAGCACGGGCCCATCGCCCTCGTGGACGAGCACCTGCCCGTGGTGGCCGTGGCGACCGCCTCGGCGCTGTATGACAAGACCGTCTCCAACCTCCAGGAGGTAAAGGCACGCGAGGGGCGGCTGATCGTGGTCGCCGACGAGGACGACGAGAGCATCGGGCAGCACGCCCAGCACGTGCTCCGCGTGCCGCGGACGCTCGAGCTGCTCTCGCCCATCATCAACGCCGTTCCCCTGCAGTTGCTGGCCTACGAGGTGGCTTGCAGCCTGGGCCGCGACGTCGATCAGCCGCGGAACCTGGCGAAGAGCGTAACCGTGGAGTGACGCGACGACCTGCCCGCGGGGCGCATGTGCATCCGTCCTCGCCCGAGCCGAATCTCCGCATTAGTATCGGGGCGAGGCTTGATTAGATGAGGACGGCAATTGCATGAGAACACCGAGGACGTTGACGACGTGAGGACATTGACCGACGTTCGTGATGCCATCGTCGAACGCGTGAGCGAGTGCAACAACGCGACCTTGCTGGACGAGATCGAACGACTACTGGAATCCGAGGCCAAGGGCGAACCACTGCTGACGCTCGACGACGAGGACATAAAGGCGCTGTTGCGTGACCTCCTGGACGAGTGAGCTAGAGGTAGCCGGCCGCCC encodes:
- the rimP gene encoding ribosome maturation factor RimP translates to MDLAQAAAEVLGPLGYEVLEVTVSTSGRSRRVLLRIDRLDEGVVGIEDVARASAVYGLELDRLDPFTTPYRLDVESPGAERPLLRTRHFERFHGLLAKFRVAGETFKGRIEGVSGDDVTIDVAGTERVVNVAQMELARLAEWPDTPR
- the pheS gene encoding phenylalanine--tRNA ligase subunit alpha, whose amino-acid sequence is MAEHDAEVEGNHHADARSAEVATWLEAVRSADDPAALQDLRVRLLGKKGEITQRLKALGGMAPDERRLVGEQWNRVKAALGAALDERKGELERRALAAQLAGERVDVTLPGTRPPQGGLHILTLVTNKLLEVFQNLGYEVVTGPELETDHYNFAALNFPPDHPARDTQDTFWTTDGRLLRTHTSPMQVRYMETHEPPFKVVVPGKVFRNEAQDATHEAQFHQLEALVVGERVTMADLRGAINEMAQALIGPGTRTRLQPTYFPFVEPGAEFAIWWTNPRSGREEWLELGGSGMVHPKVFEAVGYEGVTGFAFGFGIERLALVPYAIPDIRYMYQGDLRVLEQFRGVL
- the pheT gene encoding phenylalanine--tRNA ligase subunit beta, with product MKVPYGWLQTFFAEPLPEVGRVVELLDGLGLAVEGVTATPAAPGDVLVVDVEHVEPIEGATGPLSKAVVTDGHTRHQVVCGDPHVRAGTRTALALPGAYLPAVELRVKAREFLGAPSNGMLASAKELGLFEYGAGVLALGQDAPLGTELGQAWAADQVIEIELTPNRADAFSLLGIARDLGAKLGLAYRHPAAGLPAGDPTLDDGLTIDVQDPLGAPRFTLRRVSGLSVGPSPLWLQRRLAQLGLRPRNNVVDATNFVTFELGQPTHAYDLSFLGEGRMIVRRAHEGERLTLLNEEVVDLDPADLLIATSGSGGGVPLGLAGVMGGALGGVAAGTTEVALEVAYFDPVTVRRTGQRHKLITDARTRFERGVDPNLQELASARVVALVEETAGGKAHAGLTAVGRSVRRPAVKYRPSRVHFLMDFDVPRGEQRGYLERLGCTVEELAMDDWRVGPPSWRYDIGIEEDVIEEVARLHGFEHIGLTEPAMRFVPPAGDPTHRALRERLAAMGLQETMTYVFTGAAELTRAAAPEPVVELASPQGVEKGVMRTALYPGLLAAAAVNRGAESLALFEVGHVFGEVEEERVALLMRGPRALGHWRPGLPGDFFTLKGVLESLAGLDGATLETLPAEQPHLHPGVSAEVRWNGVRVGYAGLLHPAVAASYELSDTYLAELDLPLPGTKIAFEEIVRQPFAERDLAVVVPAAVTYAALAGLLRAAAGESLLSLTPFDEYRGEKLPDGTRSLALRFRFRDAGRALTDAEVDGLMENVMRAVRDAGYDIRA
- the glmS gene encoding glutamine--fructose-6-phosphate transaminase (isomerizing), giving the protein MCGIVGYVGDREAAGVIIDGLARLEYRGYDSAGIAVKGPEDGAPLQAVKRAGKLSVLREALVTSLLPGSVGVGHTRWATHGRPNDVNAHPHLSEDGRLAVIHNGIIENYVQLRQDLSARGHVFLSETDTEVLVHLIEESYATSNHDLAAAVRAALGQVQGAYALVVEHSDHDLLVAARNTSPLVIGLGTEETFLASDVPALLPYTRDVIYLLDGDVAELGRAGVSITDLAGNPLEREVSRVEWDAEAAEKGGFEHYMLKEIFEQPTVLQNTLFGRFAGNGMDVELDLTLDPALVDRVVITAAGTASFAGQVGATLLRRLARLSAGVEVASEFRYGEPVVDERTLCIVVSQSGETIDTLEAMREAKRRGARTLAILNVKGSSISREADDVLYIHAGPEIGVASTKAYLGMVAAFSLLALWLGRARREVDDSTAAEFVRALRALPKQVERALGEREHIRGLVDQVKGARSALYLGRGVNVATAMEGALKLKEISYIHAEAYPTGEMKHGPIALVDEHLPVVAVATASALYDKTVSNLQEVKAREGRLIVVADEDDESIGQHAQHVLRVPRTLELLSPIINAVPLQLLAYEVACSLGRDVDQPRNLAKSVTVE